A stretch of Oncorhynchus mykiss isolate Arlee chromosome 14, USDA_OmykA_1.1, whole genome shotgun sequence DNA encodes these proteins:
- the LOC110487723 gene encoding sushi repeat-containing protein SRPX2 yields MTDFRANNSVSLVSGSGTTMHSSYNEVVPEEEYYTPQLNYRNLRWCHFLTLANGDVTCHFPRGENYRSTLDTRCEMTCDRGYKLLGRSSVQCMPNRRWSGTSHCRQVRCNVLHLIWHGTYHCTQGYVVDSSCGYICELGYRIEGDHSRTCLDGGSWSGAESICAGGVGFDMPGAPAAPMGMSPIHINTTQILIYVTLIGQGPDTNFKEGMNIIRHTAHDQARNRAACKFIVRVEVRRCPVLKPPLHGYLTCNSDGNNYGVVCEYHCDRGQERRGISSRVCQFDHSWTEAPAECVPMEFKTDVDTASGLLDRFYEKRRLLIVSAPNIAHGDYKLQNLMVQKADCGLDIRGVTVIELLRSPPREVGHIKGRHLDIEGLRQALRISRSYFNMVLLDKDGLDHERFLTPTTSDELFSYIDNNLLDEEEQRRLELDL; encoded by the exons ATGACTGATTTTAGAGCTAATAATAGTGTGTCGTTGGTTTCAGGCTCTGGAACCACAATGCACAGCAGCTACAATGAGGTTGTGCCAGAGGAGGAGTACTACACTCCCCAACTGAACTACAGGA ATCTAAGATGGTGTCACTTTCTGACCCTGGCCAATGGGGATGTGACCTGCCACTTCCCCCGAGGAGAGAACTACCGCAGCACCCTAGACACCCGCTGCGAGATGACCTGTGACCGTGGCTACAAGCTGCTGGGCAGATCCTCGGTGCAGTGCATGCCCAACCGCCGCTGGTCTGGGACCAGTCACTGCCGCC AGGTTCGTTGCAACGTGCTGCACCTGATCTGGCATGGCACGTACCACTGCACCCAGGGTTATGTGGTGGACTCCAGCTGTGGCTACATCTGTGAGCTGGGGTACCGGATCGAGGGGGACCACTCTCGTACCTGTCTGGATGGGGGGTCCTGGAGTGGGGCAGAATCCATCTGTGCAG GTGGTGTTGGGTTTGATATGCCTGGAG CCCCGGCAGCTCCCATGGGCATGTCTCCCATCCACATAAACACAACACAGATACTCATCTA TGTAACACTGATAGGCCAGGGGCCAGATACCAACTTTAAAGAGGGGATGAACATTATCCGGCACACAGCACATGACCAAGCCAGAAACAGGGCTGCCTGCAAGTTCATTGTTCGTGTGGAGG TCAGGAGGTGTCCAGTCCTCAAGCCCCCTCTCCATGGTTACCTCACCTGTAACTCTGACGGGAACAACTACGGGGTGGTGTGCGAGTACCACTGTGACAGGGgccaggagaggagggggatctCCAGCCGTGTCTGCCAGTTCGACCACAGCTGGACTGAGGCCCCTGCTGAGTGCGTCC CAATGGAGTTTAAAACAGATGTGGATACAGCTTCTGGCCTCCTGGACCGGTTCTACGAGAAGAGGAGGCTTCTGATTGTGTCGGCACCTAACATAGCCCATGGAGACTACAAGCTCCAGAACCTTATGGTACAG AAAGCAGATTGTGGTCTGGACATAAGAGGAGTGACAGTGATTGAGCTGCTAAGGTCCCCTCCTCGAGAAGTGGGCCACATCAAGGGACGTCACCTGGACATTGAGGGTCTGAG GCAGGCTTTACGGATCTCCAGATCCTACTTCAacatggtgctgctagacaaggATGGTTTGGACCACGAGAGATTCCTCACACCCACCACATCCGATGAGCTCTTCTCATACATCGACAATAACCTTTTGGACGAAGAAGAACAGAGGCGGTTGGAGTTAGACCTCTGA
- the tspan7 gene encoding tetraspanin-7 yields the protein MSPPSRRLQTKPVITCLKTFLISYSLIFWFTGVILLAVGVWGKVSLEAYFQLASEKSTNAPYVLIGTGAIIVIFGLFGCFATCRGSPWMLKLYAMFLILVFLAEFVAGISGFLFRHEIKAVLGDAYKDAVTNYNTTDPKSSAVDTIQRTLYCCGVNSYKDWNTTKYFKDNGVPVSCCKANAVCSVEKLKDLDKARDVVYDTGCFSLVTTLMESNLGIIAGISFGIAFFQLIGVFLSCCLSRYITNNQYEMV from the exons ATGTCTCCCCCATCGAGAAGGCTTCAAACGAAGCCTGTGATTACATGTCTCAAGACCTTTCTTATTTCTTACAGTCTCATATTTTGG TTTACAGGGGTTATCCTTCTGGCTGTTGGAGTATGGGGGAAGGTGAGCCTGGAAGCTTATTTCCAGCTGGCCTCTGAAAAGAGCACCAACGCGCCATATGTCCTCATCGGGACTGGAGCCATCATCGTCATTTTTGGCCTGTTTGGTTGCTTCGCTACATGCCGCGGTAGTCCATGGATGCTAAAACTG TATGCCATGTTCCTGATTCTGGTGTTCTTAGCGGAGTTTGTGGCTGGCATCTCTGGCTTCTTATTCAGACATGAG ATAAAGGCTGTATTAGGTGATGCCTATAAAGATGCTGTGACGAACTACAATACCACTGACCCCAAAAGCTCTGCAGTTGACACCATCCAGAGGACT TTGTACTGCTGTGGGGTGAATAGTTACAAGGACTGGAACACCACAAAGTACTTCAAAGACAATGGCGTCCCTGTCAGCTGTTGCAAAGCGAACGCGGTCTGCTCTGTCGAGAAGCTCAAGGACCTTGACAAGGCTCGTGACGTGGTGTATGACACG GGCTGCTTCTCACTGGTGACCACTTTGATGGAGTCTAACCTGGGAATCATTGCAGGGATATCTTTTGGAATTGCGTTCTTCCAg CTCATTGGGGTATTCTTGTCCTGCTGCTTGTCTCGATACATCACCAACAACCAGTATGAGATGGTCTAG
- the mid1ip1l gene encoding mid1-interacting protein 1-like, with product MMQISSDPASNKNSLLNVMHRFIAATNNMDETIMVPSLLRDVPLEVQESQQVVVVENEPPYPNKQKDMYEHYLLLKSIKNDMEWGLLKREMSGGASFLEMAVKQEEQQLIIGELPGEEGSDLEGQFHYHLRGLFGVLSKLTVQADHLTNRYKREIGGGNFMR from the coding sequence ATGATGCAAATTAGCAGTGACCCGGCCAGCAACAAGAACTCCCTCCTCAATGTGATGCACCGCTTCATCGCTGCAACCAACAACATGGATGAGACCATCATGGTACCCAGCCTGTTGCGGGATGTGCCCCTGGAGGTGCAGGAGAGCCAGCAGGTTGTGGTGGTGGAGAACGAGCCTCCCTACCCTAACAAGCAGAAGGACATGTACGAGCACTACCTCCTCCTCAAGTCCATCAAGAATGACATGGAGTGGGGCCTGCTGAAGAGGGAGATGAGCGGTGGGGCCAGCTTCCTGGAAATGGCTGTCAAGCAAGAGGAGCAGCAGTTGATAATTGGGGAGCTCCCTGGTGAAGAGGGCTCTGATCTGGAAGGCCAGTTCCACTACCACCTCAGGGGACTGTTTGGTGTCCTGTCAAAACTCACAGTGCAAGCAGACCACCTCACCAACCGCTACAAGAGGGAGATTGGAGGTGGTAACTTTATGAGATAG